The following proteins are co-located in the Dietzia timorensis genome:
- a CDS encoding ATP-binding cassette domain-containing protein, with protein sequence MIRARGLEQTFQTRRGKEKVDVKAVDGIDFDVAEGEIVGFLGPNGAGKTTTLRMLTTLLRPTAGEAKVAGYDVIKQSREVRQNIGYVSQVGSTGNEVRAGEEIVDHGMLYGLGKKEVTSRAKELFEQLDLGGMWERKPSKMSGGQRRRLDIAMGLVHQPKLVFLDEPTTGLDPQARANLWQHIRELRERHGATIVITTHYLDEADALSDRLVVIDHGKIVASDTQKNLKEQVAGDLVVLELARPGDAAQAAQALERAGAEGEVEVADARVSARVPSAGAALPGLVSTLDAAGIALESLDVTHPTLDDVFLELTGRSLRES encoded by the coding sequence GGATCGACTTCGACGTTGCCGAGGGCGAGATCGTCGGCTTCCTGGGGCCCAATGGGGCCGGCAAGACGACGACGTTGCGGATGCTGACCACCCTGCTTCGCCCGACTGCGGGCGAGGCGAAGGTTGCGGGGTACGACGTCATCAAACAATCGCGCGAGGTGCGCCAGAATATCGGCTACGTCTCGCAGGTTGGTTCGACCGGCAACGAGGTGCGTGCGGGCGAGGAGATCGTCGACCACGGGATGCTTTACGGGTTGGGCAAGAAGGAGGTTACGTCTCGGGCGAAGGAGCTGTTCGAGCAGCTGGACCTCGGCGGCATGTGGGAGCGCAAGCCGTCGAAGATGTCGGGCGGGCAGCGGCGGCGGCTCGATATCGCGATGGGCTTGGTGCACCAGCCGAAGCTCGTGTTCCTCGACGAGCCGACGACCGGGCTGGATCCCCAGGCCCGTGCGAACCTGTGGCAGCACATCCGGGAGCTGCGCGAACGGCACGGCGCGACGATCGTGATCACCACGCATTACCTCGACGAGGCCGATGCGCTCAGCGACCGGCTCGTGGTGATCGACCACGGCAAGATCGTCGCCTCGGACACGCAGAAGAATTTGAAGGAGCAGGTCGCCGGGGATCTCGTGGTGCTCGAGCTGGCGCGGCCGGGTGACGCCGCGCAAGCGGCACAGGCGCTCGAGCGCGCCGGCGCCGAGGGCGAGGTGGAGGTCGCGGATGCGCGGGTCTCGGCGCGCGTGCCGAGCGCGGGCGCCGCGCTTCCTGGCCTCGTGTCCACGCTCGATGCGGCGGGCATCGCGCTCGAGTCGCTCGACGTCACCCATCCCACCCTCGACGACGTGTTCCTAGAGCTGACCGGCCGATCCCTGCGCGAGTCGTAG